One Manduca sexta isolate Smith_Timp_Sample1 chromosome 28, JHU_Msex_v1.0, whole genome shotgun sequence DNA window includes the following coding sequences:
- the LOC115442094 gene encoding protein takeout: MLSTTVLLFVLHFVAADIPSYIKVCQRNDPNVDKCIINSVDQLRPKMINGIPELNVPGIEPLSLGQIALARGPQGAKLTAVVNDVKVTGPSNFIIEELKSDLDNNRFDFKLLLPKLDFNGKYKMDIQVLLLRLQGRGNITGTFKDYACNVTMRGHKETRGEDEYLQFDPFKVKLRVGQSSIYLTNLFDGDPVLGPATNRVINENSQVFLQEISPVLERSLADLFTEMANKITSKFTYKELFP, translated from the exons ATGTTGTCGACCACTGTACTCCTGTTTGTGCTGCATTTTGTTGCGGCTGATATTC CGTCATACATCAAGGTGTGTCAGCGTAACGACCCTAATGTGGACAAGTGTATCATAAACTCCGTCGATCAACTGCGGCCTAAAATGATAAAC GGTATACCAGAGCTAAATGTGCCCGGCATAGAACCGCTGAGCCTCGGTCAGATTGCGCTGGCCCGCGGACCCCAGGGTGCGAAGCTGACTGCGGTGGTTAATGATGTGAAGGTCACTGGACCCAGTAACTTCATCATCGAGGAACTGAA GTCTGACTTGGATAACAATCGGTTCGACTTCAAACTGCTGTTGCCAAAGCTAGACTTCAACGGAAAATACAAGATGGACATACAAGTATTGCTGCTGAGGCTTCAGGGCAGAGGGAACATCACGGGGACTTtta AAGACTACGCCTGCAACGTCACAATGAGAGGACATAAGGAGACGCGCGGCGAAGACGAATATCTTCAATTTGACCCGTTCAAAGTAAAACTTCGCGTGGGTCAGTCATCTATCTACCTTACCAACCTCTTTGACGGTGATCCAGTACTGGGACCTGCTACAAACAGGGTCATCAATGAGAATTCCCAAGTCTTCCTACAGGAGATAAGTCCAGTTTTAGAACGGAGTCTGGCAGACTTGTTCACAGAAATGGCGAATAAAATAACATCGAAATTCACTTATAAAGAACTCTTCCCATGA
- the LOC115442089 gene encoding hyphally regulated cell wall protein 1 yields the protein MGLVRLAVFVSYLCLLQCDVYQARAIEKENTVVKLQIPLRSLTFFTGPNEEGTNISTQCQEKVCPNGKKPTAVVLQLPSTGSKVRKTNILIDMTGKNKNCQYQTDGQMVKNETLNVDVFVNDKQKSTDANDKSGYITTSSNSSIDDTEKGIKVIGSSTSTTPDSNMTVFVKVYLVETDKKDESGEPIITTNSLVSNAKGVADAATGAEGADGSSEGSSSASSGGSTSAGSSGDGSSSSGYKEGEPSSDTSLGSASDEGSSGGGSASDAPSSGGSSNEETSESEPSDSGSSKSDSSDDGLSDGGPADSKSTGDESTDDGSPDKGSSDDGTSGDGTSGDGSEATGAASAASGSGGDDDHKDGDGSSAAAASAAAAAAKDKGVGSGDDGDKTSDGDGTSAAAASAAAAAAKGKDADKVDDSNSGDGGDGSSTRPKDSDATPAKDKVTEGGKK from the exons ATGGGGTTGGTTCGATTAGCTGTGTTTGTTTCGTATCTGTGCCTACTCCAG tgcgaCGTGTATCAAGCTCGTGCGATAGAGAAGGAAAACACGGTAGTGAAATTGCAAATACCTTTACGCTCTTTGACATTTTTCACCGGCCCTAATGAGGAAGGTACAAACATCTCTACACAATGCCAAGAAAAAGTATGTCCAAATGGCAAAAAACCAACAGCTGTGGTCCTCCAATTGCCGTCGACGGGTTCGAAAGTCAggaaaacaaacattttgatcGATATGACTGGCAAGAACAAAAATTGCCAGTATCAAACCGATGGCCAAATGGTTAAAAACGAAACCTTGAATGTAGATGTTTTCGTCAACGATAAACAAAAGTCTACTGACGCGAACGATAAATCTGGATATATAACAACATCATCTAATTCGTCAATCGATGATACCGAAAAGGGTATTAAAGTCATAGGATCCTCAACATCAACAACTCCAGATTCGAATATGACCGTATTTGTAAAGGTTTACCTAGTGGAAACTGATAAAAAAGATGAATCCGGTGAACCGATTATAACAACCAATTCCTTAGTGTCGAATGCTAAAGGTGTAGCAGACGCTGCTACTGGTGCTGAAGGAGCGGATGGATCATCAGAAGGATCTAGTAGCGCTTCGTCAGGTGGATCTACCAGTGCAGGATCATCTGGCGACGGTTCTTCCTCGAGTGGATATAAAGAAGGTGAACCTTCAAGCGATACTTCATTGGGCAGTGCCTCTGATGAAGGTTCATCAGGGGGAGGGTCGGCTAGCGATGCGCCATCTAGTGGCGGATCATCAAATGAGGAGACAAGTGAGAGTGAACCATCTGACAGTGGATCATCTAAATCAGATTCGTCTGATGATGGTTTATCTGATGGAGGACCAGCAGACAGCAAATCGACAGGTGATGAATCAACAGATGATGGATCACCTGATAAAGGATCTTCGGATGATGGAACCTCCGGAGATGGAACGTCTGGTGATGGATCTGAAGCAACGGGTGCTGCCAGCGCTGCGAGTGGTAGTGGTGGTGATGACGATCACAAAGATGGTGATGGATCATCAGCCGCAGCCGCAAGTGCCGCTGCCGCCGCAGCAAAAGACAAAGGGGTTGGTAGTGGTGATGATGGTGACAAAACTAGCGACGGTGACGGAACATCAGCAGCTGCAGCGAGTGCAGCAGCCGCAGCAGCAAAAGGCAAAGATGCAGATAAAGTTGACGATAGTAACAGCGGTGATGGTGGTGATGGTTCATCTACTAGACCGAAGGATTCGGATGCCACGCCAGCAAAAGACAAAGTCACAGAAGGCGGAAAAAAGTAA